In Nocardioides sp., the following proteins share a genomic window:
- a CDS encoding ExeM/NucH family extracellular endonuclease, which translates to MNLLASRGRRALAAALLPAALVAPITALIAAPAGANPAGTGLVINEVYGAGGNSGALFNADFVELYNPTASAIDLAGLSIQYRSAGGGSGGAPYALSGSVPAGSTYLIRMSNVGANGAELPTPNATASPAFSMAAAGGQVLLVNGTEQATATGNLAGVAGIVDMVGATSSATSYETSPTTVAGSATNSLNRSAGADTDVNSADFTTAAPSPTPATQGPSPLSAATTGDKSGQVGIALSAFTLSATGGTTPYSWTATGLPAGVTISSDGTVSGTPEVDGSFAVTATVTDSASPAASATTSFTLTISPAASLRTIAEIQGAGATTPFAGEAVVTQGVVTAAYPTGGLNGFYIQTPGEDTTPGASDGIFVYGGTSGFSSYPAIGDSVRVRGTANEFSGQTQISAAQSDITPVAALGAVVPKTQIAGADCALPGTDCQASAGLDQAREAQESELLKPTTAWTVTDSYDGGPYYSNGSNSSAFRGEIGLAANSDDPLVAPTEVIDAQDTAAIAARKAYNDAHRIILDDGSSWTYSTTSHASDPFPWFTRDHTVRVGAGVTFDDPVVFTYGFNAWRVIPQGQVVGKPTGITFEQNRPAAPEPVGGNLKLATFNVLNFFPTTGEEFVASGAGTCTYYTDRAGARITNNRCDPDGPRGAADDANLGRQRAKIVAAINTADADVVSLEELENSVKFGKDRDFAISELVKALNADAGAGTWAYAPSPATLPPLEQQDVIRNGFIYQPAAVALVGKSVVLSDESAAGGAFEDAREPLAQGFKMVGTPDSDAFAVIVNHFKSKGSGTPDPYGQGNATDRRVLQAESLVNFAQEFKTGSGITKLFLAGDFNAYSKEDPIQVLEAAGYTSLDSTSDPKEESYNFDGQVGSLDHVLANDAARGVVTGVDIWEINANESVYYEYSRFNYNATNLYDAGPFRSSDHNPEIVGIKSGSVGTTIHTPKVTATVDPGTVKFRQDKTGVTVAVTSAGKTPTGAVEVWDGAEKVGSGSLHADGQAYLSVGPFDKVGIHTLTVKYLGDTVTAAGEAKVEVDVVRAKVKLRLLDRKLKFGDAVLPIAVRGFKYPRGKVVVKVIKPKGAKHKVKARLGKRGKVKIDLKDAKFKRPGKYIVVVKYRGNSTTLPTKKKRAIWLKR; encoded by the coding sequence ATGAATCTCCTGGCTTCTCGGGGCCGTCGGGCCCTCGCAGCAGCTTTGCTGCCGGCGGCGCTTGTCGCCCCGATCACCGCACTCATCGCTGCGCCCGCTGGCGCCAACCCGGCCGGCACCGGCCTGGTCATCAACGAGGTCTACGGCGCAGGCGGCAACAGCGGCGCTCTCTTCAACGCCGACTTCGTCGAGCTCTACAACCCGACCGCCTCGGCGATCGATCTTGCCGGGCTTTCGATCCAATACCGATCCGCAGGCGGTGGCAGCGGTGGGGCGCCGTACGCCCTGTCCGGCAGCGTGCCTGCCGGCTCCACCTACCTGATCCGGATGAGCAATGTCGGCGCGAACGGCGCCGAGTTGCCGACGCCGAACGCCACGGCTTCGCCCGCGTTCTCCATGGCTGCCGCAGGCGGGCAGGTGCTCCTCGTCAATGGCACGGAGCAGGCGACCGCCACGGGAAACCTGGCTGGAGTCGCAGGCATCGTGGACATGGTCGGAGCAACGTCTTCGGCCACCTCCTACGAGACCAGCCCCACCACGGTCGCCGGGTCGGCCACCAACTCGCTCAATCGCAGCGCCGGTGCCGACACCGACGTGAACTCTGCGGACTTCACCACGGCGGCACCCTCGCCGACGCCCGCCACGCAAGGACCTTCGCCGCTCTCGGCGGCCACAACCGGCGACAAGTCCGGCCAGGTCGGGATCGCGCTCTCCGCGTTCACCCTGAGTGCGACCGGGGGCACCACGCCGTACTCGTGGACCGCGACGGGCCTTCCCGCCGGGGTCACGATCAGCAGCGACGGCACGGTCAGCGGGACGCCGGAGGTTGACGGCAGCTTCGCGGTCACCGCGACGGTGACCGACTCTGCCAGCCCCGCCGCCAGCGCGACGACCAGCTTCACTCTGACGATCAGCCCGGCCGCGAGCCTTCGTACGATCGCCGAGATCCAGGGCGCCGGCGCCACCACGCCGTTCGCTGGCGAGGCGGTCGTGACCCAGGGCGTCGTGACCGCTGCCTATCCGACCGGCGGTCTCAACGGCTTCTACATCCAAACGCCCGGCGAGGACACCACGCCCGGAGCCTCGGACGGGATTTTCGTGTATGGCGGGACCAGCGGGTTCTCGTCCTATCCCGCGATCGGAGACTCCGTACGCGTGCGCGGCACGGCCAACGAGTTCTCCGGCCAGACGCAGATCTCCGCAGCGCAAAGTGACATCACGCCGGTGGCGGCACTTGGCGCTGTCGTGCCGAAGACCCAGATCGCCGGAGCCGACTGTGCCCTTCCGGGCACGGACTGCCAGGCGAGCGCTGGACTCGACCAGGCTCGGGAGGCCCAAGAGAGCGAACTGCTCAAGCCGACCACAGCCTGGACCGTGACCGATTCGTACGACGGTGGTCCCTACTACAGCAATGGCTCCAACAGTTCTGCCTTCCGCGGCGAAATCGGTCTTGCCGCCAACAGCGACGACCCGCTGGTGGCGCCTACCGAGGTCATCGACGCGCAGGACACGGCGGCGATCGCGGCCCGCAAGGCGTACAACGACGCCCACCGGATCATCCTGGACGACGGCTCGAGCTGGACCTACTCGACCACCTCACATGCCTCCGACCCCTTCCCGTGGTTCACGCGCGACCACACGGTGCGTGTCGGTGCCGGTGTCACCTTCGACGACCCGGTCGTGTTCACGTACGGCTTCAACGCCTGGCGGGTCATTCCACAGGGACAGGTCGTCGGGAAGCCGACCGGCATCACCTTCGAGCAGAACCGCCCGGCCGCTCCCGAGCCGGTCGGCGGCAACCTCAAACTGGCCACCTTCAATGTGCTGAACTTCTTCCCGACCACGGGCGAGGAGTTCGTCGCCAGTGGTGCTGGCACCTGCACCTACTACACCGACAGGGCAGGGGCACGCATCACGAACAACCGCTGCGATCCCGACGGGCCCCGCGGTGCAGCCGACGACGCCAACCTGGGACGCCAGCGCGCCAAGATCGTCGCCGCGATCAACACCGCGGACGCCGACGTCGTGTCGCTGGAGGAGTTGGAGAACTCGGTGAAGTTCGGCAAGGACCGTGACTTCGCGATCAGTGAACTCGTCAAGGCGCTCAACGCGGACGCGGGGGCGGGCACCTGGGCGTACGCACCGTCGCCGGCCACGCTGCCTCCTCTGGAGCAGCAGGACGTGATTCGCAACGGCTTCATCTATCAGCCGGCTGCGGTCGCGCTGGTCGGCAAGTCGGTCGTGCTCAGCGACGAGTCGGCTGCCGGGGGAGCCTTCGAAGACGCCCGCGAGCCGCTGGCGCAGGGCTTCAAGATGGTCGGAACCCCCGACAGTGACGCCTTCGCAGTGATCGTCAACCACTTCAAGTCGAAGGGTTCGGGCACGCCGGATCCGTACGGTCAGGGCAATGCCACCGACCGTCGAGTGTTGCAGGCCGAGTCACTGGTGAACTTCGCCCAAGAGTTCAAGACTGGCAGTGGGATCACCAAGCTGTTCTTGGCGGGCGACTTCAATGCCTACAGCAAGGAGGACCCGATCCAGGTGCTGGAGGCGGCCGGATACACCAGCCTGGATTCGACCAGCGACCCGAAGGAGGAGTCGTACAACTTCGACGGTCAGGTCGGCTCGCTCGACCACGTGCTGGCCAATGATGCCGCGCGTGGGGTGGTGACGGGGGTCGACATCTGGGAGATCAACGCCAACGAGTCGGTCTACTACGAATACAGTCGCTTCAACTACAACGCCACCAACCTCTATGACGCGGGGCCGTTCCGGTCCTCGGACCACAACCCGGAGATCGTCGGGATCAAGAGCGGCAGCGTCGGCACCACGATCCACACGCCGAAAGTCACGGCGACGGTCGATCCGGGCACGGTGAAGTTCCGGCAGGACAAGACCGGTGTCACGGTGGCGGTGACGTCGGCTGGGAAGACGCCGACCGGTGCTGTGGAGGTCTGGGATGGTGCGGAGAAGGTCGGTTCGGGCTCGCTGCACGCCGATGGTCAGGCCTATCTGTCGGTTGGTCCGTTCGACAAGGTCGGGATCCACACGCTGACGGTGAAGTACCTGGGCGACACGGTCACTGCGGCTGGTGAGGCCAAGGTGGAGGTTGATGTGGTGCGGGCGAAGGTGAAGTTGCGTCTGCTCGATCGGAAGTTGAAGTTCGGTGACGCGGTGTTGCCGATCGCGGTGCGTGGCTTCAAGTACCCGCGCGGCAAGGTCGTCGTCAAGGTGATCAAGCCCAAGGGTGCCAAGCACAAGGTGAAGGCCAGGTTGGGCAAGCGCGGGAAGGTCAAGATCGATCTCAAGGACGCGAAGTTCAAGAGGCCCGGCAAGTACATCGTGGTGGTGAAGTACCGGGGCAACTCCACCACGTTGCCGACCAAGAAGAAGCGCGCCATCTGGCTCAAGCGCTGA
- a CDS encoding 5'-nucleotidase C-terminal domain-containing protein gives MSVARFPGGKRRVAAAASTALIASSAALLATAPAAHAATVEVQILGTNDFHGRLLRNVSPPANEAGAAQFGGAVEQLRADFAGDTIFTAAGDLIGASTFESFIQKDKPTIDAFNAMRLDVSAAGNHEFDGGYADLNDRVMAPGHAEGGAKWVYLASNVRKKSDNSYALRSVTPDAANNHNGANASDGGTWMAETPGGAKVGFVGAVTEELPSLVSPGGIVDVKVTKIVDEVNAGAASLRAAGADMVVMLVHEGYGTSDCNPTSPGNPVFQAIVDGVKTNVSAVISGHTHLSYTCTASNGIPVVSAGQYGTNLDVLKFTVDTTANTATLNSSVTTAANSVTLSDPAAIALRDNIRDNIVNPAVAQADVLGARVLGQLGGPFYRAKMANGTSENRGGESTLGNLVAEVQRWSTESDTFGGAQIAFMNPGGLRQDMLGIAAGTGAYPSDLTYKQAAVVQPFANTLVNMRLTGDQIKKVLEQQWQPAGSSRPFLRLGTSAGFTSTYDASRPEGDRITGMWLNGTPISPSTSYSVTVNSFLSTGGDNFFELANGTSKRDTGKVDLASMVDYMAAKSPASPSFAQQQVGVVWPSGASNSVLRGAHAKFDLTSLAMSGPADKTDTSVKVRLGGTDLGSFPVDNTLGTVVADESGKASVDVVIPANAAAGATELVVTGNNTGTVVRVPIKVVVHASTVKATVDPGTVKFRQDKTGVTVAVTSAGKTPTGAVEVWDGAEKVGSGSLHADGQAYLSVGPFDKVGIHTLTVKYLGDTVTAAGEAKVEVDVVRAKVKLRLLDRKLKFGDAVLPIAVRGFKYPRGKVVVKVIKPKGAKHKVKARLGKRGKVKIDLKDAKFKRPGKYIVVVKYRGNSTTLPTKKKRAIWLKR, from the coding sequence GTGTCAGTTGCCAGATTCCCAGGTGGGAAGAGACGGGTCGCTGCCGCGGCCTCCACTGCCCTCATCGCTTCGTCTGCGGCCCTTCTGGCCACAGCTCCCGCGGCGCACGCGGCCACCGTCGAGGTTCAGATCCTCGGCACGAATGACTTCCACGGTCGATTGCTGCGCAACGTTTCGCCGCCGGCCAACGAGGCGGGTGCGGCGCAGTTCGGCGGTGCCGTCGAGCAATTGCGCGCCGACTTCGCCGGCGACACGATCTTCACGGCGGCCGGCGACCTGATCGGTGCCTCGACCTTCGAGTCGTTCATCCAGAAGGACAAGCCGACCATCGACGCGTTCAACGCGATGCGGCTCGACGTCTCGGCAGCCGGCAACCACGAGTTCGACGGTGGGTACGCCGACCTCAACGACCGCGTCATGGCACCCGGTCACGCCGAAGGCGGGGCCAAGTGGGTCTATCTGGCCTCCAACGTGCGCAAGAAGTCCGACAACTCCTATGCACTGCGCTCGGTGACGCCCGACGCTGCCAACAACCACAACGGCGCCAACGCTTCCGACGGCGGCACCTGGATGGCCGAGACACCGGGCGGCGCCAAGGTCGGTTTCGTCGGTGCGGTCACCGAGGAACTTCCGTCCCTGGTCAGCCCCGGTGGCATCGTCGATGTCAAGGTGACCAAGATCGTGGACGAGGTCAACGCCGGGGCCGCTTCCTTGCGTGCGGCCGGTGCCGACATGGTCGTGATGCTCGTCCACGAGGGCTATGGCACCTCCGACTGCAACCCGACATCGCCAGGCAACCCGGTCTTCCAGGCGATCGTGGACGGTGTCAAGACCAACGTCAGCGCGGTCATCTCCGGGCACACCCACCTGTCCTACACCTGCACGGCATCCAATGGCATCCCGGTGGTTTCGGCTGGTCAATACGGCACCAACTTGGACGTCCTGAAGTTCACCGTGGACACCACCGCCAACACCGCGACGCTCAACAGTTCGGTCACCACGGCCGCCAACTCGGTGACGCTCAGCGATCCGGCAGCGATCGCGTTGCGCGACAACATCCGCGACAACATCGTCAACCCGGCGGTGGCTCAAGCAGACGTGCTCGGCGCCCGTGTGCTGGGCCAGCTCGGCGGCCCGTTCTACCGCGCCAAGATGGCCAACGGTACGAGCGAGAACCGCGGTGGTGAATCGACTCTCGGCAACTTGGTCGCCGAGGTGCAGCGTTGGTCCACGGAGTCGGACACCTTCGGTGGTGCCCAGATCGCGTTCATGAACCCCGGCGGTCTGCGCCAGGACATGCTCGGCATCGCGGCCGGCACCGGCGCGTACCCCAGCGACCTGACCTACAAGCAGGCCGCCGTGGTGCAGCCCTTCGCCAACACGTTGGTCAACATGCGGTTGACCGGCGATCAGATCAAGAAGGTGCTGGAGCAGCAGTGGCAGCCCGCGGGTTCCTCGCGTCCCTTCCTGCGTCTGGGCACCTCGGCCGGGTTCACGTCGACGTACGACGCCAGTCGCCCCGAGGGCGACCGGATCACCGGTATGTGGCTCAACGGCACCCCGATCTCGCCGAGCACCAGTTATTCGGTGACGGTGAACTCGTTCCTGTCGACCGGAGGCGACAACTTCTTCGAGTTGGCCAACGGCACGTCCAAGCGTGACACCGGCAAGGTCGACCTCGCCTCGATGGTGGACTACATGGCCGCCAAGTCGCCTGCCAGCCCCAGCTTCGCCCAGCAGCAGGTGGGTGTCGTGTGGCCCAGCGGCGCGAGCAACAGTGTGCTGCGCGGGGCTCACGCGAAGTTCGACCTCACCTCGCTGGCGATGTCAGGCCCCGCAGACAAGACCGACACTTCGGTGAAGGTGAGGCTCGGCGGCACCGACCTGGGCTCGTTCCCGGTCGACAACACGTTGGGCACCGTGGTTGCCGACGAGTCGGGCAAGGCGTCGGTCGACGTGGTCATTCCGGCCAACGCCGCCGCGGGCGCGACCGAGTTGGTGGTGACGGGCAACAACACCGGCACGGTCGTCAGGGTCCCGATCAAGGTGGTGGTCCACGCGAGCACCGTGAAGGCGACGGTCGATCCGGGCACGGTGAAGTTCCGGCAGGACAAGACCGGTGTCACGGTGGCGGTGACGTCGGCTGGGAAGACGCCGACCGGTGCTGTGGAGGTCTGGGATGGTGCGGAGAAGGTCGGTTCGGGCTCGCTGCACGCCGATGGTCAGGCCTATCTGTCGGTTGGTCCGTTCGACAAGGTCGGGATCCACACGCTGACGGTGAAGTACCTGGGCGACACGGTCACTGCGGCTGGTGAGGCCAAGGTGGAGGTTGATGTGGTGCGGGCGAAGGTGAAGTTGCGTCTGCTCGATCGGAAGTTGAAGTTCGGTGACGCGGTGTTGCCGATCGCGGTGCGTGGCTTCAAGTACCCGCGCGGCAAGGTCGTCGTCAAGGTGATCAAGCCCAAGGGTGCCAAGCACAAGGTGAAGGCCAGGTTGGGCAAGCGCGGGAAGGTCAAGATCGATCTCAAGGACGCGAAGTTCAAGAGGCCCGGCAAGTACATCGTGGTGGTGAAGTACCGGGGCAACTCCACCACGTTGCCGACCAAGAAGAAGCGCGCCATCTGGCTCAAGCGCTGA
- the pgsA gene encoding CDP-diacylglycerol--glycerol-3-phosphate 3-phosphatidyltransferase, which translates to MTQQTSNLNLPNFLTTLRIVMVPFFGWALLADGGDSVLWRCVAFGLFVLAMITDKIDGDLARKHNLVTNFGKIADPIADKAITGMAFIALSITGCIWWWVTIVVLVREWSVTLLRLSVLKRLVLPAASSGKIKTTFQAIALSGLALPLPHLAESHGGAFDQFGIVGQVLFVIAQVLLAVAVALTLWSGYEFFRDVWRQRHTLKGDTAPIS; encoded by the coding sequence ATGACCCAGCAGACCTCCAATCTCAACCTGCCCAACTTCTTGACGACGTTGCGGATCGTGATGGTGCCGTTCTTCGGTTGGGCGCTGCTCGCCGACGGCGGCGACTCCGTGCTGTGGCGCTGCGTCGCGTTCGGGCTCTTCGTGTTGGCGATGATCACCGACAAGATCGACGGTGACCTGGCGCGCAAGCACAACCTGGTCACCAACTTCGGCAAGATCGCGGACCCGATCGCAGACAAGGCGATCACGGGCATGGCGTTCATCGCCTTGTCGATCACCGGGTGTATCTGGTGGTGGGTGACGATCGTGGTGCTCGTCCGCGAGTGGTCGGTCACCCTGTTGCGGTTGTCGGTCCTGAAGCGTCTCGTCCTGCCGGCCGCGAGCAGCGGAAAGATCAAGACCACCTTCCAGGCGATCGCGCTGTCGGGGCTGGCCTTGCCGCTGCCGCATCTGGCCGAGAGCCACGGCGGCGCGTTCGACCAGTTCGGGATCGTCGGGCAGGTGCTGTTCGTGATCGCCCAGGTGCTCCTGGCCGTGGCCGTCGCGCTGACCCTGTGGTCGGGCTATGAGTTCTTCCGTGACGTCTGGCGTCAGCGCCACACCCTGAAGGGCGACACCGCGCCGATCTCCTGA
- the rimO gene encoding 30S ribosomal protein S12 methylthiotransferase RimO produces the protein MTITDATTDPISGQTSGQAFGPRVSVALVTLGCARNDVDSEELAARLEDGGFELVNDPEDADTVVVNTCGFVESAKKDSVDTILEASDLKAAGRTQAVVAVGCMAERYGKELADSLPEADAVLGFDDYPDIAARLRSILAGDKPHPHTPSDRRKLLPISPAERQEVFTPGSATAEPSVPGHAPASGPRTFRRRLDGGPMAPLKLASGCDRRCTFCAIPSFRGSFVSRRPSDVIAEARWLATQGVREVFLVSENSTSYGKDLGDLRLLETLLPELAALDEIDRVRVSYLQPAETRPGLVQAIATTPGVAPYFDLSFQHASASVLRRMKRFGDPDSFLALVESVRALAPEAGIRSNVIVGFPGETEADFETLCSFLVDARLDVTGVFGYSDEEGTEAATFDAKWDEDEINSRVAHLTSLVEELSSQRAAERIGTRVEVLVESLDGDQAEGRAAHQGPEVDGVTTIISGADLTVGTLVQCDVVDSDGADLIATLAEPEESAR, from the coding sequence ATGACCATTACCGACGCCACCACGGACCCGATCTCGGGTCAGACTTCCGGCCAGGCTTTCGGGCCCCGAGTCTCGGTCGCGCTGGTGACCCTCGGTTGCGCGCGCAACGACGTCGACTCCGAGGAACTGGCGGCCCGCCTCGAAGACGGTGGCTTCGAGCTGGTCAACGATCCTGAGGATGCCGACACCGTCGTGGTGAACACCTGCGGCTTCGTGGAGTCGGCGAAGAAGGACAGCGTCGACACGATCCTGGAGGCCAGCGACCTGAAGGCTGCTGGCCGCACTCAGGCGGTGGTCGCGGTCGGCTGTATGGCCGAGCGCTATGGCAAGGAATTGGCAGACTCACTGCCCGAGGCAGACGCGGTGCTCGGGTTCGACGACTACCCCGACATCGCGGCGCGACTGCGCTCCATCCTGGCCGGTGACAAGCCCCATCCACACACGCCCAGCGATCGTCGCAAGTTGCTGCCGATCTCGCCGGCCGAACGCCAGGAGGTGTTCACTCCGGGCTCCGCGACCGCCGAGCCCAGCGTGCCGGGCCACGCACCCGCGTCAGGACCGCGTACGTTCCGGCGCCGCCTCGACGGTGGGCCGATGGCGCCGCTCAAACTCGCATCGGGCTGCGACCGTCGGTGCACCTTCTGCGCGATCCCGAGCTTCCGGGGATCCTTCGTCAGCCGCCGCCCCAGCGACGTGATCGCCGAGGCGCGCTGGTTGGCGACCCAGGGCGTACGCGAGGTCTTCCTCGTCTCGGAGAACTCCACGTCCTATGGCAAGGACCTCGGCGACCTGCGGCTTCTGGAGACGCTGCTTCCCGAGTTGGCCGCTCTCGACGAGATCGACCGGGTGCGAGTGAGCTACCTCCAACCCGCCGAGACCCGACCTGGTCTGGTGCAGGCGATCGCCACGACGCCGGGCGTCGCGCCGTACTTTGATCTCTCCTTCCAGCACGCGAGTGCGAGCGTGCTGCGCCGGATGAAGCGGTTCGGTGATCCCGACTCCTTCCTGGCTCTGGTCGAGTCCGTACGCGCCCTGGCACCAGAGGCGGGCATCCGCAGCAACGTGATCGTCGGCTTCCCGGGTGAGACCGAGGCCGATTTCGAGACGCTCTGCTCGTTCCTGGTCGACGCGCGCCTCGACGTCACCGGCGTGTTCGGCTATTCCGACGAAGAGGGAACCGAGGCGGCGACATTCGATGCCAAGTGGGACGAGGACGAGATCAATTCCCGGGTGGCGCACCTGACCTCTCTGGTCGAGGAGTTGTCCTCACAGCGTGCTGCGGAGCGGATCGGGACTCGGGTGGAGGTGCTCGTGGAGTCCCTCGACGGCGACCAGGCCGAGGGGCGTGCCGCCCATCAAGGCCCCGAGGTCGACGGTGTGACCACGATCATCTCCGGCGCAGACCTCACCGTGGGAACACTGGTCCAGTGCGATGTCGTTGACTCCGACGGTGCCGACCTGATCGCCACCCTCGCCGAGCCCGAGGAGTCCGCGCGATGA